The proteins below are encoded in one region of Gloeocapsa sp. DLM2.Bin57:
- a CDS encoding glycosyltransferase, translated as MNQPSRFPVMTTGVDLLEDYTTWVIERIKHNLGTQVTTLNAEMAMLASENNQLAQIIQASELVIPDGAGITIYLRLKGYRQTRCPGIELASSLITTWSETIGTEAIAFYGGAPGIAAQAAQMWVNQDPQLQIITNHGYLNPEELQQWQTILTATQPKLILVGLGVPRQELWINQNRHLCPHATWIGVGGSFDIWAGQKSRAPLWFRQYNLEWLYRLYQEPWRWRRMLALPRFFVRSLLFSI; from the coding sequence AGCCGTTTCCCTGTAATGACAACTGGTGTAGATTTACTAGAAGACTATACCACCTGGGTGATTGAGAGGATCAAGCATAACTTGGGTACTCAAGTTACTACTCTTAACGCCGAAATGGCGATGTTAGCCTCTGAAAATAATCAATTAGCCCAAATCATCCAAGCAAGTGAGTTAGTCATTCCCGATGGCGCAGGTATCACTATTTATCTGCGTCTGAAGGGTTATCGACAAACACGCTGTCCCGGGATAGAATTAGCTAGCTCTCTGATTACTACTTGGTCAGAAACTATCGGTACAGAAGCAATCGCTTTTTATGGTGGAGCACCTGGAATCGCTGCTCAAGCTGCTCAAATGTGGGTTAATCAAGATCCTCAACTACAAATTATTACCAATCACGGTTATCTTAATCCTGAAGAACTCCAACAATGGCAAACTATTCTTACTGCTACTCAACCTAAATTAATTCTTGTGGGTTTAGGTGTTCCTCGTCAGGAACTCTGGATTAACCAGAATCGTCACCTTTGTCCTCATGCTACCTGGATTGGTGTTGGTGGTAGTTTTGATATTTGGGCGGGACAAAAATCTCGTGCACCTTTATGGTTTAGACAGTATAACCTAGAATGGTTATATAGACTCTATCAAGAACCTTGGCGTTGGCGACGTATGCTCGCTTTACCACGTTTTTTTGTGCGTAGTCTTCTTTTCTCTATCTAA
- a CDS encoding DUF3038 domain-containing protein, with translation MSLDNHKLVLMKNYLDLLSIAIVALTNLESKSLEKFSQTSQITLNEENLADFAQVISNKAQQHQELIRRAINLWENLAEQQQSPSDITLLANYLEQLSRQYTLTENQQLEQFGLKLLIDLLFYSTDHGYDRLWLVLHS, from the coding sequence ATGTCCTTAGATAACCACAAGCTAGTCCTGATGAAAAATTATCTTGATTTACTTAGTATAGCTATAGTAGCCTTAACAAATCTAGAATCAAAAAGTTTAGAAAAATTTAGTCAAACTAGTCAAATAACTTTGAATGAAGAGAATTTAGCCGATTTTGCCCAAGTTATTAGCAATAAAGCCCAACAGCACCAAGAATTAATCCGTCGCGCTATTAATCTCTGGGAAAATCTCGCTGAACAACAACAATCACCCTCTGATATTACTTTATTAGCTAATTATCTAGAGCAATTGTCCCGTCAATATACCTTAACCGAAAATCAGCAACTAGAACAATTCGGGCTTAAACTATTAATTGATCTTCTGTTTTACAGTACTGATCATGGCTACGATCGCCTCTGGCTTGTGTTACACTCCTAA
- a CDS encoding DUF4335 domain-containing protein — MATIASGLCYTPNYMSSLIKRYTPPTCTLKIFSNKWLFKPSTDNLSFELNIDDPRLPTNEQITIHGNYQQLQLLGITIEEYLQQFLLSSPLPNQNLLKHYLLCDLSPQPKIEVNISQLFDLANAISQCQQEIKQIKPRIPKIPLITGISAASLLIILKLLSSLSTGETTADTLITPTTSSDLTENEMIVTVEVSPPNLTEKPRPQLPSTRSDFQRLQPPDTVQSPQLDNQTSIPSGEIQPGDYQPLPPISPPTPPILPETFSTPTEIPSQVAISPTQEVQAYFQERWQPPQGLQEKLEYRLTFDSQGRIEQMIPIGRVSQYYLTQVKPPRQVRVLSNETITTDIIQIRLILTPQGLVQTFAEDS, encoded by the coding sequence ATGGCTACGATCGCCTCTGGCTTGTGTTACACTCCTAATTATATGTCATCTCTAATTAAACGTTATACTCCCCCCACTTGTACTCTCAAAATATTTAGCAACAAATGGTTGTTTAAACCCTCTACCGACAACCTCAGTTTTGAATTGAATATAGATGATCCTAGATTACCTACTAACGAACAAATAACTATCCATGGGAATTATCAACAGTTACAGCTTTTAGGGATAACCATTGAAGAATATCTCCAACAATTTTTACTATCTTCTCCTTTACCTAATCAAAATTTACTCAAACATTACCTACTTTGTGATTTATCCCCACAGCCAAAAATTGAGGTTAATATCTCTCAGTTATTCGATCTAGCTAACGCTATAAGTCAATGTCAACAAGAAATTAAGCAAATTAAGCCTAGAATACCTAAAATACCCCTAATTACGGGAATATCAGCAGCAAGTTTATTAATCATCTTGAAGTTATTATCTTCTTTATCTACAGGAGAAACCACAGCAGATACCTTAATTACCCCAACAACATCTTCAGATTTAACAGAAAATGAGATGATCGTTACTGTGGAGGTTTCCCCTCCTAATTTAACTGAAAAACCTCGACCACAATTACCCTCAACTCGGTCAGATTTTCAGCGCTTACAACCACCAGATACAGTACAATCACCTCAATTAGATAACCAAACCTCTATACCATCAGGGGAAATTCAACCAGGGGATTATCAACCCCTTCCCCCTATATCTCCTCCCACTCCCCCTATTCTCCCAGAAACCTTCTCTACTCCTACAGAGATACCTTCTCAAGTAGCTATTTCCCCAACACAAGAAGTACAAGCATACTTTCAAGAGCGTTGGCAACCCCCCCAAGGATTACAAGAAAAACTAGAATATCGCTTAACTTTTGATTCTCAAGGTAGAATAGAGCAAATGATTCCCATCGGTAGAGTATCTCAATACTATTTAACTCAAGTTAAACCACCTAGACAAGTAAGAGTGCTTAGTAATGAGACTATTACTACCGACATCATCCAGATTCGCTTAATTCTTACTCCCCAAGGTTTAGTACAAACATTTGCTGAAGATAGTTAA